The genomic region ACCCGCGTTACCCGTTCCTGGGCGTACACCTCACGCCGCGAGTGGACGGTGAGGTGCTGATCGGTCCGAACGCGGTTCTCGCGCTGGCCCGCGAGGGCTACTCGTGGCGCACGGTCTCGGTCGGCGATATGGCCGAAGTGGTGCGCACACCGGCCTTCTGGCGTTTCGCGCGGCGACACTGGCGCACCGGAGTCCGGGAGATGTACGGCTCGGTGTCGCGGCGGCGGTTCATCGCCGCGGCCCGCGCCTATGTGCCTGCGCTGTCCGACGACGATGTCGTTGCCGGCAGGGCCGGCGTCCGCGCCCAGGCCCTCGACGCCGACGGCGGACTCGTCGACGACTTCCGCATCGCCATCCGCGGCCCGATCGTGGTGCTGCGCAACGCGCCGTCGCCGGCGGCCACCTCGTCGCTGGCCATCGCCGAGCACGTCGTCAGCACGATGGAGTCCGGCTGATAACGCCATCGCCGCGCAACCCCGCGTCTACTGTTGGACACATGGCCATCATCGAAACGGACGCAGCGCCGCAGAGCCCGTTCGAGCAGTCCTTTCAGGACCAGACCGCCGCCACGCAGGAGTACTTCGACAGTCCCCGGTTCGACGGCATCATCCGCCTCTACACGGCTCGTCAGGTCGTCGAGCAGCGCGGCTCGATCCCCAGCGACCACATCGTCGCGCGCGAGGCTGCCACGGCGTTCTACCAGCGCCTGCGCGAGCTGTACGCACAGAAGAAGAGCATCACCACCTTCGGGCCGTACTCCCCCGGGCAGGCGGTGACGATGAAACGGATCGGCATCGAAGGCATCTACCTCGGCGGCTGGGCCACGTCGGCCAAGGGGTCGACCACCGAGGATCCCGGCCCGGACCTCGCCAGTTATCCGCTCAGCCAGGTGCCCGAGGAGGCGGCCGGTCTGGTGCGCGCACTGCTCACCGCGGACCGCAACCAGCATTACCTTCGGCTGCAGATGACCGATGAGCAGCGGGCGGCCACCCCGGCGACCGACTACCGTCCGTTCATCATCGCCGATGCCGACACGGGACACGGCGGAGATCCCCACGTGCGCAACCTGATTCGCCGTTTCGTCGAGGCGGGTGTGCCCGGATACCATATCGAGGACCAGCGGCCCGGCACCAAGAAGTGCGGGCACCAGGGCGGCAAGGTTCTGGTGCCGTCCGACGAGCAGATCAAGCGGCTCAACACGGCCCGGTTCCAGCTCGACGTCATGAAGGTGCCCGGCATCATCGTGGCGCGCACCGACGCCGAGGCGGCGAACCTCATCGACAGCCGCGCCGACGAGCGGGATCAGCCCTTCCTGCTGGGCGTCACCAACCTCAAGATCCCCTCCTACAAGTCGTGCTACCTGGCGATGATGAAGCGGTTCCACGAGTCGGGCGTCGCCGAACTCAACGGTCACCTGCTCTACGCGCTGCCTGACGGTGAGTACGAGGCGGCCGACGCCTGGCTGGACCAGCACGGCATCACCGAGGCCGTCACCGCGGCCGCCGCGGCCTACCAGGACGGGCCGGACGGCGCCATCGACGAGCTATTCGACGACGTGGAGTCGAAGTTCGTCGACGCCTGGCAGTTGGACGCGGGGCTGATGACCTACGGCGAAGCCGTCGCCGAACTGCTGGAGTTCCGCGAAAGAGAGGGCGAGCAACTGGACATGAGCGCCACCGAGTGGCGCGAGTTCGCCACGCGGGCGCCGATGTACACCGCCCACAAGAAGGCCGGGGAGATCAGCGCCGCCGCCACCTGGGACTGCGAGCTGGCCAAGACCCCGGACGGCTACTACCAAGTCCGCGGCGGTATCCCGTACGCGATCGCCAAGTCATTGGCCGCCGCGCCGTTCGCCGACATCCTGTGGATGGAGACCAAGACCGCCGACCTCGCCGACGCCCGGGAATTCGCCGAGGCCATCCACGCCGAGTACCCCGACCAGATGTTGGCCTACAACCTGTCCCCCTCCTTCAACTGGGACACCACCGGCATGACCGATGACGAAATGCGGGCCTTCCCTGAGGAACTCGGCAAGTTGGGGTTCGTGTTCAACTTCATCACCTACGGCGGGCACCAGGTCGACGGCGTCGCCTCCGAAGAGTTCGCCACGGCGCTGCGGCAGGACGGCATGCTGGCGCTGGCACGGCTGCAGCGTAAGATGCGCCTGGTCGAATCCCCTTACCGCACACCGCAAACGCTTGTCGGGGGGCCGCGCAGCGATGCCGCGCTCACGGCGTCGTCGGGCCGCACCGCGACGACCAAGGCCATGGGGAAGGGCTCGACACAGCATCAGCACCTGGTGCAGACCGAGGTGCCGAAGAAGCTGCTCGAAGAGTGGCTGGGATTGTGGAGCGAGCACTACCGGCTCGACGAGAAGCTGCGGGTGCAACTGCGTCCGACGCGGCCCGGCTCCGACGTGCTGGAGTTGGGCATCTACGGCGAGCGGGCCGACGGCGACGAGGAGAAGCTGGCCAACGTCATCGTCGACCCCATCAAGGACAGACACGGCCGCAGCATCCTGACGGTGCGCGACCAGAACACGTTCTCCGAGAAGCTGCGCCAGAAGCGGCTGATGAGCATCGTGCACCTGTGGCTGATCCACCGGTTCAAGGCCGAGATCGTCTACTACGTCACCCCGACCGAGGACAACATCTACCAGACCGAGAAGATGAAGTCGCACGGCATCTTCAGCGACGTCTACCAGGAGGTCGGCGAAATCATCGTCGCCGACGTGAATCAACGCCGCATCGAGGAACTCCTGAGCTCCGACCGTAAGGCGCTGCACCGGTTGATCCGCAAGGAGGACTGATCGGCTGCGGCTAGGGCGACGTCGAACCGTCGGACGTCGAACCGTCGGATGTCGTCCCGCCCGACGTCGTCCCGCCCGACGTGGTGTCGCCCGAGGTGGTGCTACCGCCCGTGGTGGTGTCGTTCGTCGTGGTGCTGTCGGTCGACGGCGCTTGAGTCGTGGACTCGGTCGTCGACTGGGTCGTCGTACCAGTCGCACTCGTGACCGTCGGAGCCGTCGTGGTGGTCGTGCCCGTCGCGGTCGGCTCCTGCGTCGTGGTGCCGGTGGTGGGCGCGGCGGTCTCGGCGGCCGAGGTGGGCGACGAAGCCGACGTGCTCGACGGCGGACTGGTCGCCGACGGCGACGGCGCCGCGGTGGTGATCGGTGCGGTGGTCGCCGATGCGCTGGTCGGGGTCACCGAGCCGAAGACCTCGGTGGGGAACGTACCGGGTTGGTCCTCCTCGACGATCACCATGATCTGCTTCGTGTAATCGGCGAGCCTGCCGTCGATCTCGTTCACGTCGACCTCGCCGTTGGCGATCTGTTCACCGTAGTCGGCGATCTCGCTCCACAGCTGCTGCAGTTCGGCTTTCGCGTCGGGCGAGAGGTCCTCGTCGAGGGTGACGAACAGTTGTCGCGCCAGCGCGTAGGTGACGCAGTTGACGCAGTCGTAGTTGAGCGCGCCTGCCAGGTTCTGCGGGACGGCGACGTTGTCGTTGTCCTCGACCGTGTCGATGACGAACACCACCTGGTATGCCACCGCCACGGCCGCGCAGTTCTCGCAGGATGCGTACGCGTGCGCCTCGTTGACGTTCATCGCGTGCTCCTCGTCGGTCTGCCAGACGAGGGCGAAGGCGGCGTCGTACACGACGGTGTTGTCGGTGGTGTTTATTGCCAAGGATTGGTTGTCGCCCTCTTCGGGGGCCAGCGGCTTGTCGAACGGGAAGACCCAACCTTGATCGCTCGGCATTGACTGTGGCGAGGCGATGATGTAACCACCACCGTTGGCCCTGGCCAGGCTGGGTTGCCGCGGTACCAGTATCAAGGCAAGTTGCGGCGTACGGAACGTCGGCGGCGCCGTGCGGGTATCCCAGAGCGTCGGCATGACGCCTCGTTGCCCCACCGACAGCGGTCGGCTGACTGCGACCGGTTGCGACGCCTGCTGTACGGATCGCTGCGAGTCACCCATCTTCTCAACGCGCAGGGCGTAGATGATATCGCTGAGCGTTCCGCGCTCGGAGGCATCGATGGGTCGGTAGTTGTCGGCGTTGGGCCACCACGCGACGGCGATCCCCGCCAGCGCAGCGGCTCCGGCGAGGCCGGCTAGCAGACGCAGCGACGGCCTGCCCTCGGTGCCGCGCCACGCGGTTGCCACGATGCGCCGCACCACGCGGACCAGCAGATAGATGATGGCAGCCATCGGGATGACGATGGCGATCATTGCCAGCACCCGAGCAACGGCCTGCACCATGTCGCCGTCGGTCCATGCGGTGGCCAACACGTCCTGCTGCTTGTTGAGCCCCGCCCAGGCCGAACCGATGAGCCGGGGCAGCGCCAGCACCGCCAGTGTGATCATGCCGATCAGCAGGGGAACCACAACGATGACCCAGGCGGTCACCACGATGCGCGCCCACCATTTCAGCTCGCGCGCCTGCGGATCCCGCCATCGCCACGGCAGCATGCCGAGCAGCGTCGGCTTCATCCGCCCGTACAGGTCCGGTACGCCGGTCAGGTCGGCCAGCACGTGATAGCCGTCGAACCGCACCAGCGGGGTGAGCTGGCGGACCATCTGGATGATCTGGGTGGCTACCACGAGCAGCAGTGCGTCGTATTGTAGCCACAGCCACAGGCCCGTGATGCCTACGGCGACAATGGCATTGAAATACAGCCCGCCGAGGTCGGTCCGCAGCCGTCCGCTGCGTCCGAGGCGGTAGGAGTCGGTGACGTCGGTGTAGAACGCCGGCCAGAGCAAGTAGAGGCCGAACCCCATGGCGCCGGGCGCCGCACCCCCGTACCGAGCCGCGGCGGCGTGCCCGAACTCGTGGAACCCCGCCGACAGCACGGTCACGGCGAACACCAGGATCAACAGGCCGGGCCGTTCGAAGGCGTCGTAGGCCGCCGCGGCCAGCCCCTTGTGGAACGACACCCACCAGACGACGGCCAGGAAGGCCGCCAGGACAGGAACGACGATCCAGAGCCGGAACAGGACCCGGAACGGGTCGGTGAGGCGTCGGGTCCGATCGGGATCGGTGACCACCCGCTTCAACCGCAGGCCCAGCAGTGGGGGCCGCTTCTTGAGCGCTGGCTCAGCGCCGTCGGCCCCGACCATCAGGCCGAGCGGTCGCAGCTTGCCGTCGACCAGCTGGGTGACGTTGTCGTCCGACACGTCGCGGCCCGTCGACTGCGACACGGCCGCCGCGACCTCTGCGGCGGTGCGAGTGCCGTCGACCTCGCGCAACGTCGCATAGAGCAGCGGCGTCAGCTGGATCGTCTGGCCGTCGGCCCGGCGGACCAGGGAGGGCGCGACCCGGTAACCGGATCCCGCCATCTCCCCGATCAGCTCGACGCCGTCCGCACGCGCCAGGGCGGCAACGTCGGCCGCGCCTGCGCGCTCGGTGGTCACGGTCATTTCGACACTCCCCGGCATCAGCAACGTCGGTCGGCGGCTCAGCTGGTGGAACCGCTGCTGTCGCCGCCGGAGCTGGTGCCGCCGGTGCTGGTGCCACCTGAGCTGGTGCCGCCGCTGTCGCCGCCTGAGCTGGTGCTGCTGCTGATGCCACTCGTCTCACCGCCGGTCGTGCCGCCAGTGTCACCCGCGTCGGGAGCCTGCGTGGTGCCCTGAATCACATCCGAGACCTGATCGGCCCCGGCATACGTTTCACCGCGCAATTCTTGGTTGATGACCGCATCCTGATACGAGATCGCATCTGCGTCGGAGTCGACGGACAGAACGTTGGCCGACACGGCGGCAGCGATCGGCGCGGCGACATTGGCATTGGCCGCGACGGCGCCGGCGATCGGAGCGGTGAGGTCGGTATCGATGTCGACGTTGACATCGACGTTGAGCAGCGGGCCCTCGAGCGTGGCGAGGTTGCCGACCTCGACCGTCCCGCCGTCGTCCGGTGGCGGCGGGGTGGGATCGCCGTCGGCCACGTCGTCCTGGTCGATAGCGCTGTCCTGAGTGGAGATAGCGGTCGCGTTGGCCTCGATGATCTGATCGACCGTGGCGTTCTGGTCGACCATGGCACCGGCGGTGGAGTTCACCGTAAGCACGTTCGCGCCTGCGGCGGCGTCGATCGGTGCCGCCACATTGAGCTGGGCGGCGACGGCCAGATCGATCGGTGATGCCACGTCGAGGAAGACGTCGACGTCGACGTTGAGGTCAAGAATCGACACCACTTCCTTGTCCGGAAGCGGGGTGGCGATCTCCGCCGCGAGTTCTTCTGGGGTCAGCCCCTGACTGCTCATCGTGTTCTCCTGTGTCCGTGGCTCGACGTTGCTGTGACGAGTCAACCTGCTGCAACTGTGGTGCTCACAGAGGTACCCACTCGATGTCAAGATCAACAAAAATACTCAGGATTCTTTAAGGTATGGAGCAAACGCGCAGCTGCAACGGTAGGCGACTAATTAACTCTGCCGTACATATGGCGGCGTTTCCGTGCACGTAGAGTGTGACGCAGTCAGGCGCCGACGCGCCCGCTGAGTTTGCTGGCAGGCGGCGGCGGCGACACATGCACCACCTTCATCGCCGTCATCTCGTCGAGCAGTTCGGGTCCGAAGCCGAAGCCGTTGCCACTGGCGCGGCGCGGTTCGGAGGCCCCACCGGGCGCGCCACCGAACACGTTGTTGATCTTGACGGTGCCCACCGGCAGCGCTCGCCACGCCTGCTGGGCGTGACCCATGTCGCGGGTCAGCACGGTGGCGGCCAAACCGTAGCGGTCGTCGGCGGCTTCGCGGAGCGCGGTTTCGAAGTCGGCGACGGTGCGCACCGGGGCCACCGGGCCGAACGTCTCCTCGCGCAGCACCTGCATGTCGGGTGTGCAGTCGGCGAGCACCGTCGGCGGGTAGAAGGCACCGGGGCCTGGCGCGGGTTCGCCGCCGGCCAGCACACGCGCGCCCTTGGCGATCGCATCCTCGACTTGGCTCTGCACCACCGAACGCTGCCTGCGGTCCACCAGCGGCCCTATCCGGTCCACCCAGTCACGGGCCTGTGTGGCCAGCGCGTCGAGGAAGGCAGCGGCCGCCGACTCCACCACATACACCCGCTCGACCGACACGCAGATCTGTCCGGCGTTGGCGAACGCACCCTGCGCGGCCTGCCCGGCGGCCCATTGCGGGTCCACGTCGGCGTCGACGATCAGCGCGTCGTTGCCGCCGTTCTCCAGCACGGCCTTGGCGCCACGTTCGGCGCAGCCCCGCTCGATGGCGCGGCCCGTCGCGCTGCTTCCCACATGGGCCACGACGTCCACCTCCGGAGCCGAGGCAAGCTGGGCGCCGAC from Mycobacterium sp. IDR2000157661 harbors:
- a CDS encoding peptidoglycan-binding protein — its product is MSSQGLTPEELAAEIATPLPDKEVVSILDLNVDVDVFLDVASPIDLAVAAQLNVAAPIDAAAGANVLTVNSTAGAMVDQNATVDQIIEANATAISTQDSAIDQDDVADGDPTPPPPDDGGTVEVGNLATLEGPLLNVDVNVDIDTDLTAPIAGAVAANANVAAPIAAAVSANVLSVDSDADAISYQDAVINQELRGETYAGADQVSDVIQGTTQAPDAGDTGGTTGGETSGISSSTSSGGDSGGTSSGGTSTGGTSSGGDSSGSTS
- a CDS encoding aldehyde dehydrogenase family protein, with the translated sequence MDLTVSDPRTGDMVTRIPITDPAACADAVARARAAFPGWARTPAADRAAALAQAAAAVRAAANELAELNERETGKLRNDSLGGVEAGAGTLVQYSELGPLHRGRSLHGGWDATDLMIPEPRGVVAVLTPWNDPVAVAAGLLGAALVTGNTMVHKPSERCPGTGRRFAELLAAHLPDGVLEILDGDGTVGAQLASAPEVDVVAHVGSSATGRAIERGCAERGAKAVLENGGNDALIVDADVDPQWAAGQAAQGAFANAGQICVSVERVYVVESAAAAFLDALATQARDWVDRIGPLVDRRQRSVVQSQVEDAIAKGARVLAGGEPAPGPGAFYPPTVLADCTPDMQVLREETFGPVAPVRTVADFETALREAADDRYGLAATVLTRDMGHAQQAWRALPVGTVKINNVFGGAPGGASEPRRASGNGFGFGPELLDEMTAMKVVHVSPPPPASKLSGRVGA
- the aceA gene encoding isocitrate lyase ICL2, yielding MAIIETDAAPQSPFEQSFQDQTAATQEYFDSPRFDGIIRLYTARQVVEQRGSIPSDHIVAREAATAFYQRLRELYAQKKSITTFGPYSPGQAVTMKRIGIEGIYLGGWATSAKGSTTEDPGPDLASYPLSQVPEEAAGLVRALLTADRNQHYLRLQMTDEQRAATPATDYRPFIIADADTGHGGDPHVRNLIRRFVEAGVPGYHIEDQRPGTKKCGHQGGKVLVPSDEQIKRLNTARFQLDVMKVPGIIVARTDAEAANLIDSRADERDQPFLLGVTNLKIPSYKSCYLAMMKRFHESGVAELNGHLLYALPDGEYEAADAWLDQHGITEAVTAAAAAYQDGPDGAIDELFDDVESKFVDAWQLDAGLMTYGEAVAELLEFREREGEQLDMSATEWREFATRAPMYTAHKKAGEISAAATWDCELAKTPDGYYQVRGGIPYAIAKSLAAAPFADILWMETKTADLADAREFAEAIHAEYPDQMLAYNLSPSFNWDTTGMTDDEMRAFPEELGKLGFVFNFITYGGHQVDGVASEEFATALRQDGMLALARLQRKMRLVESPYRTPQTLVGGPRSDAALTASSGRTATTKAMGKGSTQHQHLVQTEVPKKLLEEWLGLWSEHYRLDEKLRVQLRPTRPGSDVLELGIYGERADGDEEKLANVIVDPIKDRHGRSILTVRDQNTFSEKLRQKRLMSIVHLWLIHRFKAEIVYYVTPTEDNIYQTEKMKSHGIFSDVYQEVGEIIVADVNQRRIEELLSSDRKALHRLIRKED